In the Hylaeus volcanicus isolate JK05 chromosome 1, UHH_iyHylVolc1.0_haploid, whole genome shotgun sequence genome, one interval contains:
- the LOC128878892 gene encoding uncharacterized protein LOC128878892: protein MMSGATRLDQDWMRMVELRGGTGMTSGLSARSSSRLHYTILTILDTVFSATVAAPAVVGYWRGTWGLSDVYVYPEEPVLSSLTSIAIGFIGLYAFNVTQHLLNELLHPDKHRLSYYLGSRLYTAVYGFCCVNAWRGAWQALDLYTELTPSTVFATTGVSLLALGIMRAIRNISAPPFSLCLDSCPGYFEVPTMFRVNNTRDWSLYLLDCAFSVAIVGTLVVFVWRGVWILIDLYLFPDDREYSAIGSLAIGYVIVTVTFSLQPLMRYACARLQGLARLVAADGFLLLSFLGTVNVWRGIWNVLDLWLVPDNPELSCWITHVGCFVFLVLLNCSNSILVRGVYIDAEEKDGKCVAFPCHYLRLFFKVEREKKEARRRNLLVASKDFRPRADANAKDTENGALLPNSTNATSGAAAAAAATTILPTNPESLV from the exons ATGATGAGCGGTGCGACTAGACTCGATCAGGATTGGATGAGAATGGTCGAGTTACGCGGTGGCACCGGAATGACGAGCGGACTGAGCGCTCGGTCGTCGAGTCGTCTCCATTATACGATACTCACGATTTTGGACACGGTGTTCTCCGCTACTGTGGCCGCGCCGGCGGTTGTCGGTTACTGGAGGGGTACCTGGGGCCTGAGCGACGTCTACGTCTACCCCGAAGAACCGGTGCTCAGCAGCCTGACTTCGATAGCGATCGGCTTCATCGGATTGTACGCCTTCAACGTCACCCAGCATCTCCTCAACGAGCTGCTGCACCCGGACAAACACCGACTCTCCTATTACCTCGGTTCGAGACTCTATACGGCGGTTTATGGGTTTTGCTGCGTAAACGCTTGGCGTGGCGCCTGGCAGGCCCTCGACCTCTACACCGAACTCACGCCCAGCACAGTTTTCGCCACCACCGGCGTTAGTCTTCTAGCACTCGGCATCATGCGCGCCATCAGGAACATTTCCGCGCCACCCTTCTCCCTTTGCCTGGACTCTTGTCCGGGATACTTCGAAGTGCCGACCATGTTTCGCGTCAAC AATACGAGAGACTGGTCGTTGTACTTATTGGACTGTGCCTTCAGCGTTGCTATCGTCGGTACCTTGGTCGTGTTCGTATGGAGGGGTGTTTGGATACTTATCGATCTCTATCTATTCCCGGATGATCGAGAGTATTCTGCGATTGGATCCCTT GCCATCGGGTATGTGATAGTAACGGTGACGTTTTCTCTGCAACCGCTGATGCGTTACGCGTGTGCCCGTCTTCAGGGCCTAGCCCGTTTGGTAGCAGCGGATGGTTTCCTTCTGCTTAGTTTCCTGGGCACGGTGAACGTTTGGCGCGGCATTTGGAACGTCCTGGATCTCTGGCTGGTCCCGGATAATCCGGAACTGTCCTGCTGGATCACCCACGTGGGATGCTTCGTTTTCCTCGTACTTCTTAACTGCAGCAACTCCATACTCGTGCGCGGCGTTTATATCGACGCCGAAGAAAAGGACGGCAAATGCGTCGCATTCCCTTGCCACTATCTTCGATTGTTCTTCAAG GTCGAACGCGAAAAGAAGGAAGCAAGACGACGAAACCTACTGGTGGCTTCGAAGGATTTTCGGCCTCGGGCAGATGCAAACGCAAAAGACACCGAGAACGGGGCGCTCCTGCCGAACAGTACCAATGCCACTTCCGGCGCAGCCGCCGCTGCCGCCGCCACCACTATCTTGCCAACGAATCCTGAATCTCTCGTTTAA
- the LOC128878896 gene encoding uncharacterized protein LOC128878896: MSSESYKRKVKSLNDIVEVFGTRNNTIRSIQSEITKFYTTNTAESYKELNRSITNARIKRKDKNENENENGNENENENENENEKTVSDPMELAEQTKSLNVDLGVQLTNDSKTSPLDIPNLTDALHEEEKPNHKRNSTHASRKRVKMQKRILSIGDSFLSMILITPLAVGFWEGTWTMMDLHGEWFPGVFCFLFGVLLHTSFAIFKNFLQDRVAGAWRKKTCSSVAVCKLAQILYTYIFGVACILHWRGGWIVFDWFFAGHIWITMTAVLVVLTSLTILRSVRNLIAVPTVVFVDKRNYVFWFPTRYKLGYLNGERTTPTPTSTPTPTW, translated from the exons ATGTCGTCCGAATCgtacaaaagaaaagtaaaaagtttAAACGACATTGTCGAGGTCTTTGGAACGCGTAACAACACAATCAGGAGTATCCAGTCGgagattacaaaattttatacgacAAATACTGCGGAATCctataaagaattaaatcgaAGCATAACGAACGCTAGAATTAAAcggaaagataaaaatgaaaatgaaaatgaaaatggaaatgaaaatgaaaatgaaaatgaaaatgaaaatgaaaaaaccgTGAGTGACCCGATGGAACTTGCGGAACAAACGAAATCGTTGAACGTGGATTTGGGCGTACAATTAACAAATGATTCAAAG ACCAGCCCACTCGATATACCGAACTTGACGGACGCATTAcacgaagaagagaaaccgAACCATAAGCGAAACTCGACACACGCTTCGAGGAAAAGGGTGAAAATGCAAAAACGAATTCTATCGATAGGCGATTCGTTCCTCTCGATGATTTTAATTACTCCACTGGCCGTTGGTTTTTGGGAAGGTACGTGGACCATGATGGATCTTCACGGCGAATG GTTCCCCGGAGTATTCTGTTTCCTCTTCGGCGTCCTGCTACATACCAGCTTCGcgattttcaagaattttctacaggaTCGTGTTGCTGGCGCGTGGCGAAAGAAAACCTGTTCGAGCGTCGCCGTCTGCAAGCTCgcacaaattttgtatacttacATCTTCGGTGTCGCCTGCATCTTGCACTGGAGAGGAGGCTGGATCGTTTTCGACTGGTTCTTCGCCGGCCATATTTG GATAACGATGACCGCAGTGTTAGTAGTACTAACGAGTCTGACCATTTTGCGTTCAGTTCGAAATCTCATTGCGGTCCCCACAGTGGTGTTCGTGGATAAACGTAATTACGTCTTTTGGTTCCCTACAAGGTACAAGTTG GGATACCTAAACGGAGAgcgaacgacgccgacgccgacgtcgacgccgacgccgacgtggTAA